In a genomic window of Gossypium arboreum isolate Shixiya-1 chromosome 7, ASM2569848v2, whole genome shotgun sequence:
- the LOC108485541 gene encoding protein ANTI-SILENCING 1-like, with protein sequence MAEVENIEFKWGKKRGIGARNRDVQFYESFTYDGLYYTLFDNVYLHKEGQTLPFLGKLIKIWENPDKSKKVKILWFFQPNEISKYLKVELNHPNEVFLASGDGVGLFNINPLEAIVGKCNVVCISKDSRNPQPSDQELQKADFVFCRTFNVKRCIIVDEMDEKIAGIDVKFIFNRMGSLKPSSSHNTDVDDKHTSETAMTVNKKVILSNKLNSFETQNFEDRQGEQKPLVEETFATDDRQENVFNYKSASSLKAEENKELKVDEKLKSIEDLGELDERPYKKAKLDSFGKVSDCKNKIDVLIPNIIASEDEPRCATNTNGTSNSSTKLKLGDDELTKPTCKLPNESSSWPSNDIIKTDDKALEVISRPDFEIGVLELSPSFLSFCLSLATWSSNVH encoded by the exons ATGGCAGAAGTTGAGAACATTGAATTTAAGTGGGGTAAAAAGAGAGGAATTGGTGCGAGAAATAGAGATGTTCAGTTTTATGAATCATTCACTTATGATGGCCTCTATTACACTCTTTTTGACAATGTTTATCTTCACAAAGAAGGCCAAACTTTACCTTTTCTAgggaaacttataaaaatatGGGAAAATCCCGATAAATCCAAGAAAGTGAAGATTTTATGGTTTTTCCAACCTAATGAGATATCAAAATATCTTAAAGTTGAATTGAATCATCCTAATGAAGTGTTCTTGGCATCTGGTGACGGAGTTGGCCTATTTAACATTAATCCTTTG GAAGCAATTGTAGGAAAATGCAATGTAGTTTGCATTTCAAAGGATAGCAGAAATCCACAACCCTCAGATCAAGAGCTCCAAAAGGCTGACTTTGTATTTTGTCGTACGTTCAATGTTAAGCGCTGCATTATTGTGGATGAAATGGATGAAAAAATTGCTGGAATTGATG ttaaatttatttttaaccgAATGGGTTCTCTAAAGCCCTCTTCTAGTCATAACACTGATGTGGATGATAAACATACTAGTGAGACTGCAATGACAGTAAATAAAAAGGTGATTTTGTCTAATAAGTTGAACTCGTTTGAGACTCAAAATTTTGAAGATAGACAAGGGGAACAGAAACCCCTTGTTGAAGAAACCTTTGCTACTGATGATAGACAAGAGAATGTCTTTAACTACAAATCTGCTTCAAGCCTTAAAGCTGAAGAAAACAAAGAGTTGAAAGTTGATGAGAAATTAAAGTCCATTGAGGATTTGGGAGAGTTAGATGAGAGGCCATATAAGAAAGCAAAGCTAGATAGTTTTGGGAAAGTCTCTGATTGCAAGAACAAGATTGATGTGCTTATACCAAATATCATTGCTTCTGAAGACGAACCCAGATGTGCTACAAATACTAATGGGACATCAAACTCTTCCACGAAGCTGAAGTTGGGGGATGACGAACTCACAAAACCTACTTGCAAGTTGCCAAACGAGTCTTCTTCATGGCCTTCAAATGATATCATCAAAACTGATGACAAAGCATTGGAAGTTATTAGTAGACCTGATTTTGAAATTGGTGTTCTGGAGTTATCTccttctttcctttccttttgtTTATCCCTTGCAACATGGAGTTCTAATGTGCATTAA